The genomic segment AGTACTTCAATCACCCGTTCAATTTCCTTACTTCTTCCGATAACCGGATCCAGGTTTCCTTCACTGGCCATAGAAGTCAGGTCCCTTGCCAGGCTGTCCAGAGTCGGCGTGCTGGCATGAGCTGCATTGCGGCTCTGTGAACCACCGGACGTAGCTTCATGACTCCCAAGCAGCTGTAAAACCTGCTGTCTTGCCTTATTCAGGCTGACACCCAGATTATTGAGTACCCGGGCAGCCACGCCTTCACCTTCACGTATCAGTCCAAGCAGAATATGTTCTGTACCCACGTAAGAATGACCAATCTTTCGTGCTTCATCCATTGACAATTCAATGACCCTTTTTGCTCTGGGCGTATAGTGTGGCGTCTGAACCGTTTCGCTCCCGCGTCCGATCAGTGCCTCCACTTCCTTCTGGATTTTCTCCGGACTGAGGTTCAACGCCTTAAGCGCCTTGGCTGCGATACCGTCACCTTCCCGGACCAAACCAAGAAGAATATGTTCCGTGCCGATATTATTATGACCAAGTCTCATGGCTTCTTCCTGAGAGAGTGCGAGCACTTTTTGAGCGCGTTCTGTAAATCGTCCAAACATCATGATTGTGGCCCCCTTTTCATATCCACTGTCCGCAGGATGGATCACATGATTAAAAAAGAACCTTAACTGTACCTTATTCGAAAAGCTCCTCCGTTGACCACATCCCGCCGACTACCGGGTATCAGACAGGAATACTCTTTCCTGTTCTGTCTATTGTAGTGAACATTCTGTAATGGTTCAACCAAAGTCACTCCAGCTGTCCGTTTTGCATCACTTTATTTTCAACCACTTACTTATTATTTCTGCACCCTGCTGAAAAATTCCTTCATTCCCTGCCAACAAAAAATATCGGGATCCATGCTCAGGGTGCTGCCTGATCAGCGTCTGTACGTCAGTGACTGCAACATCGCCTTTAAAATATTCGCACGCATTTCGTCTCTTATCGGGATACCAAAATCGAGCACACCACGATCAGTAGCGCTGAGCATCAGCCTTGCTTCCCTTTCGCTGATGACATCTTCTTCCAGAAGATGAACAATAATCGAGTCGGCCATATTCTCAGTCAGACTGTAGTCAATTAAATGAATCATTTCATCAATTAAGTCGGCATCTGTGACGGGACGGACTTTGATCACCTGAATATAACCACCACCACCCCGTTTACTTTCAACGACATATCCTCTTTCAACAGAAAAACGGGTTTTTAAAACATAATTAATCTGGGAGGGAACACACTGAAATTTTTCAGCTAGCTCACTTCGTTTAATCTTAATCGCATCATCACCTGAGTCCAGTATATCCTTAATGTATTTTTCAATAATATCTGAAATGTTCCTCATCGGGGCACCATCTCCCTGACCTTGACTAACTTTGACTATAATTTTATTATGTATGTATTTGCAAAAATAATCAACCTCTGTCATCCCCAATTTGGAAAAATAACGGAACAGGAAGAACTTATGGAGGAGAAATTTGAGGGAGCCTGTCAGCTGTCAGAAGCTTTACTTATCTAAAAATTCTTCCCTGCAAAATTCCCGGCATTCATAAAAGATAAAAAAATTTACGTTGCTTCTTTAACGAGACGGAAGCACCGTAAATTTCACTTTAACTTCATATAACAAAGCTGTAAGTGGAGCCTGGGAGGATCGAACTCCCGAACCTCCTGCGTGCAAAGCAGGCGCTCTCCCGGCTGAGCTAAGGCCCCATTCGGACAAAATCCTGTATAAAAAAATCGGGAAGACAGGATTTGAACCTGCGACCCCCACGTCCCGAACGTGGTGCTCTACCAAGCTGAGCCACTTCCCGAAAATGCGCCCTAGAGAACTCGAATCCCCAACCTTCTGATCCGTAGTCAGACGCTCTATCCAATTGAGCTAAGGGCGCAAAATAACAGAATAAATGGTGCCGAGGGCCGGACTCGAACCGGCACGGTAGTCACCTACCGCAGGATTTTAAGTCCTGTGCGTCTGCCAATTTCGCCACCCCGGCACACTGGTAAATGAAATGGAGCGGAAGACGGGATTCGAACCCGCGACCCCCACCATGGCAAGGTGGTGTTCTACCACTGAACTACTTCCGCAATATGTAATATCCGGAATGAATAAATATAATAACAAATGGTGAGCCACGAAGGATTTGAACCTTCGACCCTCTGATTAAAAGTCAGATGCTCTACCCCTGAGCTAGTGGCTCACACAGATTAAAACAGTGCCGGTCAGAGGACTTGAACCCCCAACCTACTGATTACGATTCAGTTGCTCTACCAATTGAGCTAGACCGGCATGAAAATGGAGGATATAGGGCTCGAACCTATGACCCTCTGCTTGTAAGGCAGACGCTCTCCCAGCTGAGCTAATCCTCCATATCGCCTGGCAGTGACCTACTCTCACAGGGGGACAGCCCCCCACTACCATCGGCACAGAAGAGCTTAACGACCGTGTTCGGGATGGGAACGGGTGTGACCTCTTCGCTATGACCGCCAGACTTGAAAATCACCCGGGGTCGGGCGACCCCTCAAAACCGGTAACGAAAGATACAGCACGTCTTTTTTCCTTCTGTCCGCTGACTTTGGGTTAAGCCCTCGGCCGATTAGTATCTGTCCGCTTCACGCGTCACCGCGCTTCCACTCCAGACCTATCCACCTCATCATCTCTGAGGGGCCTTACCAGCTTAAAGCTGTGGGAAATCTCATCTTGGAGGGGGCTTCATGCTTAGATGCTTTCAGCACTTATCCCGTCCACACATAGCTACCCAGCGTCTGCTCCTGGCGGAACAACTGGTACACCAGCGGTGTGTCCATCCCGGTCCTCTCGTACTAAGGACAGCTCTCCTCAAATTTCCTGCGCCCGCGACGGATAGGGACCGAACTGTCTCACGACGTTCTGAACCCAGCTCGCGTACCGCTTTAATGGGCGAACAGCCCAACCCTTGGGACCTACTTCAGCCCCAGGATGCGATGAGCCGACATCGAGGTGCCAAACCTCCCCGTCGATGTGAACTCTTGGGGGAGATAAGCCTGTTATCCCCAGGGTAGCTTTTATCCGTTGAGCGATGGCCCTTCCATGCGGTGCCACCGGATCACTAAGCCCGACTTTCGTCCCTGCTCGACTTGTGGGTCTCGCAGTCAAGCTCCCTTGTGCCTTTACACTCTGCGAATGATTTCCAACCATTCTGAGGGAACCTTTGGGCGCCTCCGTTACCTTTTGGGAGGCGACCGCCCCAGTCAAACTGCCTGCCTGACACTGTCTCCGGACCGGATCACGGTCCCGGGTTAGAATGTCGGTATCGAAAGGGCAGTATCCCACCGGCGCCTCAGCCGAACCTGGCGGTCCGGCGTCAAAGGCTCCTGCCTATCCTGTACAATCGATACCCACATCCAATATCAGGCTGCAGTAAAGCTCCATGGGGTCTTTCCGTCCTGTCGCGGGTAACCTGCATCTTCACAGGTACTATAATTTCACCGGGTCTCTCGTTGAGACAGTATCCAAATCGTTACACCTTTCGTGCGGGTCGGAACTTACCCGACAAGGAATTTCGCTACCTTAGGACCGTTATAGTTACGGCCGCCGTTTACTGGGGCTTCGGTTCAAAGCTTCTCCCCGAAGGGATGACCTCTCCTCTTAACCTTCCAGCACCGGGCAGGTGTCAGCCCCTATACATCACCTTTCGGTTTAGCAGAAACCTGTGTTTTTGGTAAACAGTCGCTTGGATCTTTTCACTGCGGCTCAGAGGGCCCGAAGGCCCTTTGAGCACCCCTTCTCCCGAAGTTACGGGGTGATTTTGCCGAGTTCCTTAACGAGAGTTCTCCCGAGCGTCTCAGAATTCTCTTCTTGCCCACCTGTGTCGGTTTGGGTACGGGCGCTGGTTCACTCGCCAGAGGCTTTTCTAGGCAGTGTAGGTTGTGGCCCTTCGGTACTTAAATTTCCCTCCTCATCACCGTCCGGCCTCAGACAGCGGGATTTGCCTCGCTGCCGGCCTCGCGGCTTGAACGCACGCTTCCATCCGTGCGCTGACCTCGCCTTCCTGCGTCCCCCCTTCACTCAAACGTGTTCCAGCGGTACAGGAATATCCACCTGTTGTCCATCGCCTACGCCTTTCGGCCTCGGCTTAGGCCCCGACTGACCCTGGGCGGACGAACCTTCCCCAGGAACCCTCGGGCTTTCGACGGAGGAGATTCTCACTCCTCTTTTCGTTACTCATACCGGCATTCTCACTTCCAGACGCTCCAGCCTGCCTTCCGGCAGACCTTCCCGGCCTCTGGAACGCTCCCCTACCATGACTCTGAAAGAGTCATCCGCGGCTTCGGTGCTGCGCTTAGCCCCGTTACATTTTCGGCGCGGCGCCACTCGACCAGTGAGCTATTACGCACTCTTTAAATGGTGGCTGCTTCTGAGCCAACATCCTGGTTGTCTGGGCAACGCCACATCCTTTCCCACTCAGCGCAAACTTAGGGACCTTAGCCGGCGGTCTGGGCTGTTTCCCTTTCGACGACGGATCTTATCACTCGCCGTCTGACTCCCGGAGCCTGAGCGTCTGGCATTCGGAGTTTGACTGAACTCGGTAATCCTGTGGGGACCCCTTATTCAATCAGTGCTCTACCTCCAGACCTCTTTCTCCGAGGCTAGCCCTAAAGCTATTTCGGGGAGAACCAGCTATCTCCGTGTTCGATTGGCATTTCACCCCTACCCACACCTCATCCCCGCATTTTTCAACATGCGTGGGTTCGGGCCTCCATCCAGTGTTACCTGGACTTCACCCTGGACATGGGTAGATCACACGGTTTCGGGTCGGCAACCCTGAACTCATTCGCCCTCTTCAGACTCGCTTTCGCTGCGGCTCCGCCTCTCCGGCTTAACCTTGCTCAGAATCGCCACTCACCGGTCCATTCTACAAAAGGTACGCTGTCACCCCCGAAGGGGCTCCAACTACTTGCAGGCACACGGTTTCAGGATCTCTTTCACTCCCCTTCCGGGGTGCTTTTCACCTTTCCCTCACGGTACTGGTTCACTATCGGTCACTGGGGAGTATTTAGCCTTGGGAGACGGTCCTCCCGGCTTCCGACGGGGTTTCTCGTGTCCCGCCGTACTCAGGATCCACTCCGGAGAGCGCGCCTCTTCGGCTACAGGGCGTTTGCCTTCTTCGGCCGGCCCTTCCAGGCCGTTCGCCTGAAACGCGCTTTTCTGACTCCATGCGGAGTGTCCTACAACCCCAGGGGGCAAGCCCCCTGGTTTGGGCTGTTTCCTTTTCGCTCGCCACTACTCGGGAAATCGCATTTGCTTTCTCTTCCTCCGGGTACTGAGATGTTTCAGTTCCCCGGGTCTGCCTTGACGCCCCTATGGATTCAGTGCGTCATCCTGTCCGTCAGGACAGGGGGTTTCCCCATTCGGAAATCTCCGGATCAAAGCCCACTTACAGCTCCCCGGAGCTTATCGGAGTTCGTTCCGTCCTTCATCGGCTCCCAGTGCCAAGGCATCCACCGTGTGCCCTTTAAAACTTAACCACCGACACAATCATTGATCATGTCCTGGACAAAATGGAATTCTTGACGTGTTTTCTGTATCTTTCGTTATCCAGTTTTCAAGGATCGTCCCGCGTGCCCTGCGGCACGCCGGGTATTGAAGGAATGACTCCTTCAAAACCAAACAAAAGCGCAAACGTTTCGCTATCGATCGTTTCCTTAGAAAGGAGGTGATCCAGCCGCACCTTCCGATACGGCTACCTTGTTACGACTTCACCCCAATCATTTGTCCCACCTTCGGCGGCTGGGCCCATAAAGGTTCCCGCACCGACTTCGGGTGTTACAAACTCTCGTGGTGTGACGGGCGGTGTGTACAAGGCCCGGGAACGGATTCACCGCGGCATGCTGATCCGCGATTACTAGCAATTCCGGCTTCATGCAGGCGGGTTGCAGCCTGCAATCCGAACTGGGGGCGGCTTTATGGGATTGGCTCAGCCTCGCGGCCTCGCTGCCCTTTGTACCGCCCATTGTAGCACGTGTGTAGCCCAGATCATAAGGGGCATGATGATTTGACGTCATCCCCACCTTCCTCCGGTTTGTCACCGGCAGTCACCCTCGAGTGCCCAACTGAATGCTGGCAACCAGGGTCAAGGGTTGCGCTCGTTGCGGGACTTAACCCAACATCTCACGACACGAGCTGACGACAACCATGCACCACCTGTCACTTCGTCCCCGAAGGGGAAAACCCGATCTCTCGGGCGGTCGAAGGATGTCAAGACCTGGTAAGGTTCTTCGCGTTGCTTCGAATTAAACCACATGCTCCACTGCTTGTGCGGGCCCCCGTCAATTCCTTTGAGTTTCAGCCTTGCGGCCGTACTCCCCAGGCGGAATGCTTAATGTGTTAACTTCAGCACTAAGGGGTTGGACCCCCTAACACCTGGCATTCATCGTTTACGGCGTGGACTACCAGGGTATCTAATCCTGTTCGCTCCCCACGCTTTCGCACCTCAGCGTCAGTAACAGACCAGAGAGCCGCCTTCGCCACTGGTATTCCTCCACATCTCTACGCATTTCACCGCTACACGTGGAATTCTACTCTCCTCTTCTGTACTCAAGCTCCCCAGTTTCCAATGCCCGCCTGCAGTTGAGCTGCAGAATTTCACATCAGACTTAAGAAGCCGCCTGCGCGCGCTTTACGCCCAATAATTCCGGACAACGCTTGCCACCTACGTATTACCGCGGCTGCTGGCACGTAGTTAGCCGTGGCTTTCTGGCCGGATACCGTCACGACGCGGACATTTCCTCCCGCATCCGTTCTTCTCCGGCAACAGAGCTTTACGATCCGAAAACCTTCTTCGCTCACGCGGCGTTGCTCCATCAGACTTTCGTCCATTGTGGAAGATTCCCTACTGCTGCCTCCCGTAGGAGTTTGGGCCGTGTCTCAGTCCCAATGTGGCCGATCACCCTCTCAGGTCGGCTATGCATCGCAGCCTTGGTGGGCCGTTACCCCGCCAACAAGCTAATGCACCGCGGGCCCATCAGTCAGTGATGGCCGAAACCATCTTTCAGCTCCGCACCATGCGGTGCGGAGGATCATCCGGTATTAGCTGCGGTTTCCCACAGTTATCCCAGTCTGACCGGCAGGTTGCCCACGTGTTACTCACCCATCCGCCGCTCACCTCAGGGAGCAAGCTCCCCTCTGTGCGCACGACTTGCATGTATTAGGCACGCCGCCAGCGTTCGTCCTGAGCCAGGATCAAACTCTCCAAAAAAGTATTGCTTCTTCCGGATCCCTTTCGGCATCCGGGTCAGACTTTTTTCGTTCATAAGATCCATAGCAAATTGAATTGATCAGGGGATAAACCCCTTAAATCACGCTTGGCTTTTGTTCAGTTTTCAAGGAACATTCCATGTTGTCCTCTTTGAGCGACTCGTCTATTTTACCAACAAGCAAAGTGATTGTCAACAGCAAATCGACAATTACTTTTTTCATAAACAGACATGAGCTCTCCAACGACAACTTAATCTATTTTAAAGAGCGTACCGAAAAAAGTCAATAACCAAATTATGGTCGCTTATGACTTATCAGCAACAGTAAAATATTATCAGTATTTTTCTGTTTTGTCAATAAAGCCGCAGTGAATCCCTGCAAAGGACACAGATTATTCCATCCCCCCTTAAGTGATGTTTATGCTTCATATGTTGATTGGAGCGAAAGATGTGGAAAATTCCTGCGGGAACAGCGGGCAGACGCAGGAACTGCAAGTGGCTTAGTTTTTCTGAACCTTTACCCCGTAATCATTTTATGCTTTTGAATGTATAAAGAAATCGCCTCCCGGGTGCTGAAGCACACCTGTAAGAAGGCGATACCTGTTTCAATCTTTTTGTATTTCCTGCTTACTTATCCTCACGCTTTCTCATTAGAGGGAAAAGCAGTACATCACGGATTGATGATGAATCGGTCAGCAGCATAACCAGACGGTCGATACCTATCCCGAGACCACCGGTCGGCGGCATACCATACTCCATTGCTTCCAGGAAATCCTCATCAATAACCTGTGTTTCATCAAGGCCGGCTTTGCGGTCACGCATCTGATCTTCAAAACGATGACGCTGATCAATCGGATCGTTCAGTTCACTGAAGGCATTCGCGTATTCACGACCAACAATATACAACTCAAAGCGGTCACTGAAACGCTGATCTTTCGGATCCTTTTTCGCAAGGGGCGAGATCACAATCGGATGACCAAAAACAAAGGTTGGCTGAACGAGTGTGTTTTCTACTTTCTGTTCAAAGAATTCATTGACTACATGTCCATAAGTCATGTTTTCCTGAACCTTGACACCATTATCTGCAGCCAGTCTGCGTGCCTCTTCATCTGACATCTTCGGCCAGAGATCTACACCGGTTGCTTCTTTGATTGCATCGACCATGTGCACTCTCCGCCATTTTGGCTTAAGGTCTATCTCGTGACCTTCATAAGTAATGACTGTGCTGCCAAGTACTCTACTGGCAACTGACGATATCAAATTCTCCGTCAGTGTCATGATATCACGAAGATCATCATATGCGGCATAGAGCTCAAGCATGGTAAACTCCGGATTATGTTTTGTATCAATACCCTCGTTGCGGT from the Sporolactobacillus sp. Y61 genome contains:
- a CDS encoding CtsR family transcriptional regulator, which gives rise to MRNISDIIEKYIKDILDSGDDAIKIKRSELAEKFQCVPSQINYVLKTRFSVERGYVVESKRGGGGYIQVIKVRPVTDADLIDEMIHLIDYSLTENMADSIIVHLLEEDVISEREARLMLSATDRGVLDFGIPIRDEMRANILKAMLQSLTYRR